Genomic window (Chryseobacterium bernardetii):
AAACCTAACGCAGGAAAATCTACCCTTCTGAATGCCTTACTGAAAGAAGAAAGAGCCATTGTAAGTAATATTGCAGGAACCACGAGAGATACTATTGAAGAGGTTCTTCATATTAAAGGCCATGCTTTCCGTTTAATTGATACTGCCGGCCTGCGTGAAACAGTAGATGAAATTGAAGCTATTGGAGTAAAAAAAGCTAAAGAGAAAGTAGAAAATGCCAATATTTTAGTCTACCTCGCTGATGCTGCTACTGAAGATTTCTCTGAGGATATTGAAATGATCCAGTCTTTATTAAGAGAGGATTTGAAACTAATCATCTGTGCTACAAAAATAGATGAAGTTATTCCAACAAAATATGAAGCGGTAGAGGATGTTTTCAGAAAGGCCATTTCGCATGAATTTGACTTTATTAAAATTTCTGCTGTTGAAAATCAAAATATACAGGACCTTAAGAATGAATTATCTTCTTATGTAGAGCAATTAAAATCAGAAGAAAATAATGTGGTTATTACTAACCAACGCCATTTTGAAGCTTTACAAAAATCTTTGGATGCTGTAAACAAAGTTAAAGAAGCCATTTCTTTCCAGATCTCTACAGAATTGCTGGCTTATGAGTTGAGAAACGCCCTGGAACACCTGGGTGAAATTTCCGGAGAAGTTACGAATGACGAAGTACTTGGAAATATTTTTTCCAAGTTTTGTATCGGGAAGTAATAAAAATAAAAAAAATATTGCTTTTGAAAAGACATACAAATTAATGGAAATTACATTTACGAAGAAAAATAAAAACAACGTTAATAATGCAATCGAAGGTACAAAGTCATATAAAAAGCTAACTTCTGAAGAATGGCATCAATTTGTTTTAAATTACAATTATGATAACGGAAATGAACCTTTTGAATGGTTAATTAAACAGAAAATTTGTGACAAAGGAACTGCACTTTGTCTTTATTGGCATTTACAACCAGATTTTTATTGTCACAGCAGAAATGCAGATACAGAGAACATTGCTGATAACGACTATATTCTCATCAAAGAAATTGAAAAAAGATTTGCGGAGGGATTTTATGAACAAGAACTTTTCGCATTTGACCCCAGAAAAGAATTTCTAAAATCTGAAACTAATGTTTCTTGTATTCCTAAAATAATGCAGGAAAAAACAACCGGAAATTTGTTTGAAAGAATTGACGTTGAATTTGCTTTTCTGAGAAATCCTGACGAAAAAGAGTTAAAGACCATTGATAAGAAAATAAAAGATGCCATTTCAATACTGAATATCACTAATCCCGGCTTTCAACTTACTTCAGATGTTCAGGAAACAATTAGTGAGATAAAGAATAGTGTTGAACATTTGAAAGGAAAAGATTTAGGAAAATTAAAAATTGAAAGTCTGTCATTTCTATGGCTGGACTGTTTATGTAAGCAATATAATTGGACTTGGATCATTTGGGACTGGGAAACAGGTAAAAAGATTGGTGTATCAAATAAGAGCAAAGCATTAACTTGCTTGTCTGATACAATTATTAGACATACCATTGATGGATTTCAGCCAACAAGCATAATTTCTGAACTTTTTATGAATTTAAATGGAGTTGAACGAATCATTGATCTGAAAACAGACCTTTATAGTGGTATTGGATTATTATTTTCCTCTGATCATTTAAAATTCCAGGAATAGCACTTTAGAATTATCAGGACACCTAGCAAAAAATAAAGGAAAAGATTTTTTAAATTATTGATTCAACAAAAAAATGACTACCGGAGTAGCCATTTTTTATTTTAAGATATTTCAATCATTCGGGGCGGTTTCTGCTTTGCATCCTCTTTCTTGGGAATAGTAAGCATGAGCAGCCCGTTTTCATATTTTGCATTGATGTTATCCTGGTCTACCACATCTTTCGGAAGCTCGAAACTTCGCTGGAAAGACTGATAACTGAATTCTCTTCGTGTAAAATTATCCTCTTTTGTTTCACTGCTGTCCTGCTTCATAGATGAAATGGTCAGCAGGTTACCATCCAGTTGTATCTGAAAATCATTTTTATCCATT
Coding sequences:
- the mnmE gene encoding tRNA uridine-5-carboxymethylaminomethyl(34) synthesis GTPase MnmE → MNNDTICALATANGIGALGIIRVSGDEALSVVQKSFPAKNLAKQKSHTIHYGYFMDEEEAIDEVMLSIFLAPKSFTTENSVEIAFHGSPHIGKRILETLIKNGARMAKAGEFTLRAFINGRIDLSQAEAIADVIASENEASRKVAINQLKGGITNEISLLRTDLLNFVSLIELELDFAEEDVEFADRTALSGLLDKIDVKLKSLIESFQYGNAIKNGTAVAIIGKPNAGKSTLLNALLKEERAIVSNIAGTTRDTIEEVLHIKGHAFRLIDTAGLRETVDEIEAIGVKKAKEKVENANILVYLADAATEDFSEDIEMIQSLLREDLKLIICATKIDEVIPTKYEAVEDVFRKAISHEFDFIKISAVENQNIQDLKNELSSYVEQLKSEENNVVITNQRHFEALQKSLDAVNKVKEAISFQISTELLAYELRNALEHLGEISGEVTNDEVLGNIFSKFCIGK
- a CDS encoding DUF4274 domain-containing protein, whose product is MEITFTKKNKNNVNNAIEGTKSYKKLTSEEWHQFVLNYNYDNGNEPFEWLIKQKICDKGTALCLYWHLQPDFYCHSRNADTENIADNDYILIKEIEKRFAEGFYEQELFAFDPRKEFLKSETNVSCIPKIMQEKTTGNLFERIDVEFAFLRNPDEKELKTIDKKIKDAISILNITNPGFQLTSDVQETISEIKNSVEHLKGKDLGKLKIESLSFLWLDCLCKQYNWTWIIWDWETGKKIGVSNKSKALTCLSDTIIRHTIDGFQPTSIISELFMNLNGVERIIDLKTDLYSGIGLLFSSDHLKFQE
- a CDS encoding Hsp20/alpha crystallin family protein — translated: MNNLIRRNGNSNLGFSNIFDDFFGRELFNWGHNNYSSTSTTVPSVNIKENGDAYEVQVAAPGMDKNDFQIQLDGNLLTISSMKQDSSETKEDNFTRREFSYQSFQRSFELPKDVVDQDNINAKYENGLLMLTIPKKEDAKQKPPRMIEIS